A genome region from Quadrisphaera sp. RL12-1S includes the following:
- a CDS encoding BadF/BadG/BcrA/BcrD ATPase family protein: MEGLLLGVDVGGSKTAVAVADASGRVLWSGRGPGGSTDEHGEDGCLDVVRAALAASGAPTGRYAVAALAVAGVDQPDEEAALVAAAHARGLVRSGGVLSVVNDLFAVLRSAADDDAHGARGIAVIAGTGTNAVGLDGERTVRFLSLGPVSGDWGGGSDLGVAALGAACREEDGRGPATALTAAVCAQYGTATAHEAVLALHRGRAPAGSERHLARAVLAAADDGDAVAVGLVARLAGEVADFAAASAARLGHPLHELPVVLGGGLLHARTPRLTAEVRAALLARDPLVADGSIRYTDVAPVVGSLLLAFDAAVAAGSLPAGARPTPAALAAQLQ, encoded by the coding sequence GTGGAGGGGCTGCTGCTGGGGGTGGACGTCGGCGGCTCGAAGACCGCCGTCGCCGTCGCCGACGCCTCCGGGCGCGTGCTGTGGTCCGGGCGCGGCCCGGGCGGGTCCACCGACGAGCACGGCGAGGACGGCTGCCTCGACGTGGTGCGCGCGGCGCTGGCCGCATCCGGTGCCCCGACCGGCAGGTACGCGGTGGCCGCGCTCGCCGTGGCGGGCGTCGACCAGCCCGACGAGGAGGCGGCGCTGGTGGCCGCCGCCCACGCGCGGGGGCTGGTCCGCTCGGGCGGGGTGCTGTCGGTGGTGAACGACCTGTTCGCCGTGCTGCGCTCCGCCGCCGACGACGACGCGCACGGCGCGAGGGGCATCGCCGTCATCGCGGGGACCGGCACCAACGCCGTGGGGCTGGACGGTGAGCGGACGGTGCGGTTCCTGTCGCTCGGGCCGGTCTCGGGTGACTGGGGCGGAGGCTCCGACCTGGGCGTCGCGGCCCTCGGGGCGGCCTGCCGCGAGGAGGACGGGCGCGGCCCCGCCACGGCGCTGACCGCCGCGGTCTGCGCCCAGTACGGGACGGCCACCGCCCACGAGGCCGTGCTGGCGCTGCACCGGGGGCGGGCGCCGGCGGGGTCCGAGCGGCACCTGGCGCGGGCGGTGCTGGCCGCCGCGGACGACGGCGACGCCGTGGCCGTGGGCCTCGTGGCGCGGCTGGCCGGTGAGGTGGCCGACTTCGCCGCGGCGTCTGCCGCGCGGCTGGGCCACCCGCTGCACGAGCTGCCGGTGGTGCTGGGCGGCGGGCTGCTGCACGCGCGCACCCCGCGGCTGACCGCCGAGGTGCGGGCGGCGCTGCTGGCGCGCGACCCGCTGGTCGCTGACGGCTCGATCCGGTACACCGACGTGGCGCCCGTGGTCGGCTCCCTGCTGCTGGCGTTCGACGCCGCCGTGGCGGCGGGATCGCTGCCCGCCGGCGCCCGCCCCACCCCCGCAGCCCTGGCCGCCCAGCTGCAATGA
- a CDS encoding SWIM zinc finger family protein, whose translation MAGRSGTTAWDSSWPPGTRIKADGIKPRSKRGAFATTWWGRRFTDAVEEAAGPGRLARGRTYARAGQVVHLDVATPGTRAAGRVLATVQGSRTTPYDVVLTLGTWDAETRGELADALAADPAVLTAVLGGTLPEAFEQLCLDAGLVLLPRSLSDLRTSCTCPDLVEPCKHAAAVVYLLAERLDTDPFTVLRLRGVDRDGLLSLVAERRAAQDDDESAARPARRAAVGGPLPADGSFWRGHPLPPPPDPSLPPGTSALDALDASLLGPAGDAVVARLRPLLAEITSLTGRVD comes from the coding sequence GTGGCCGGGCGTTCCGGGACCACCGCGTGGGACTCCTCCTGGCCGCCGGGCACGCGGATCAAGGCCGACGGCATCAAGCCGCGGTCCAAGCGCGGGGCGTTCGCCACGACCTGGTGGGGGCGCCGCTTCACCGACGCCGTCGAGGAGGCCGCCGGGCCCGGCCGCCTCGCGCGGGGCCGGACCTACGCCCGCGCCGGGCAGGTGGTGCACCTCGACGTCGCCACCCCGGGCACCCGCGCCGCCGGACGGGTGCTGGCGACGGTGCAGGGCAGCCGCACCACGCCCTACGACGTGGTGCTCACGCTCGGCACGTGGGACGCCGAGACCCGCGGCGAGCTCGCGGACGCCCTCGCCGCCGACCCCGCGGTGCTGACGGCGGTGCTCGGCGGGACGCTGCCGGAGGCGTTCGAGCAGCTCTGCCTCGACGCCGGGCTGGTGCTGCTGCCGCGGAGCCTGTCCGACCTGCGCACCAGCTGCACCTGCCCGGACCTCGTGGAGCCGTGCAAGCACGCCGCCGCCGTGGTCTACCTGCTGGCGGAGCGCCTCGACACCGACCCCTTCACGGTGCTGCGCCTGCGCGGCGTCGACAGGGACGGGCTGCTGTCGCTGGTCGCCGAGCGCCGAGCCGCCCAGGACGACGACGAGAGCGCCGCGCGGCCGGCGCGCCGGGCTGCGGTCGGGGGACCCCTGCCGGCGGACGGGTCGTTCTGGCGCGGGCACCCCCTGCCGCCCCCGCCGGACCCGTCGCTGCCGCCGGGCACCAGCGCCCTGGACGCGCTGGACGCCTCGCTGCTCGGGCCGGCCGGCGACGCGGTGGTCGCCCGGCTGCGCCCCCTGCTGGCGGAAATAACCAGCCTTACCGGGCGGGTCGATTAG
- a CDS encoding family 4 glycosyl hydrolase — MKVTVVGAGSTYTPELVSGLAAQREHLRVDELVLFDVDGSRLEVVGGLAQRMLAAQGLSVTTTLTTDRDRALDGADAVLLQLRVGGQAARLGDETFPGACGCVGQETTGAGGAAKAMRTVPVVLEIAEEVRRRSAPGAWVVDFTNPVGIVTRALLDHGHRAVGLCNYAIGVQRWAARLLGVDVTDREQLRRVAVDPAGLNHLSWTRRVLLDGEDVLPRILAERMADVVAQYPFPPELVRLAGAIPSYYLHYFYEHDRVVAAQRTERPRAAVVADLEAELLRAYADPALVTKPAALEGRGGAYYSEAAVDLLASLLGDRPGVHVVDVRNSLDGAPVVAGLSVDDVVEVPCEVSSAGGGTVRPLPQPPLAPEARGLVQQVTAYEQLIARAAVTRDDDDVRRALLAHPLMGQWDLVEQLLPGVTRAAGA, encoded by the coding sequence GTGAAGGTCACCGTCGTCGGAGCAGGGTCCACCTACACCCCCGAGCTGGTCTCGGGGCTCGCCGCGCAGCGCGAGCACCTGCGCGTGGACGAGCTGGTGCTCTTCGACGTGGACGGCTCCCGCCTGGAAGTGGTGGGCGGCCTGGCGCAGCGGATGCTCGCCGCGCAGGGGCTGTCCGTCACCACCACCCTGACCACGGACCGCGACCGCGCTCTCGACGGCGCCGACGCCGTGCTGCTGCAGCTGCGGGTGGGTGGCCAGGCCGCTCGGCTGGGCGACGAGACGTTCCCCGGCGCCTGCGGCTGCGTCGGCCAGGAGACCACGGGCGCCGGCGGCGCGGCGAAGGCGATGAGGACCGTGCCCGTCGTCCTGGAGATCGCCGAGGAGGTGCGCCGGCGAAGCGCGCCCGGGGCGTGGGTGGTCGACTTCACCAACCCCGTCGGCATCGTCACGCGCGCCCTGCTCGACCACGGGCACCGCGCCGTGGGCCTGTGCAACTACGCCATCGGCGTGCAGCGGTGGGCCGCCCGGCTGCTCGGCGTGGACGTGACCGACCGCGAGCAGCTGCGCCGCGTGGCGGTCGACCCGGCTGGGCTCAACCACCTGTCGTGGACCCGCCGGGTGCTCCTGGACGGCGAGGACGTGCTCCCGCGGATCCTCGCGGAGCGGATGGCCGACGTCGTCGCCCAGTACCCGTTCCCGCCCGAGCTGGTGCGGCTGGCCGGGGCGATCCCCTCCTACTACCTGCACTACTTCTACGAGCACGACCGCGTGGTGGCGGCCCAGCGCACCGAGCGGCCGCGCGCCGCCGTCGTCGCCGACCTCGAGGCCGAGCTGCTGCGCGCCTACGCCGACCCGGCGCTGGTCACCAAGCCGGCGGCGCTGGAGGGGCGCGGCGGCGCGTACTACTCCGAGGCCGCCGTGGACCTGCTCGCCTCGCTGCTCGGCGACCGCCCCGGCGTGCACGTCGTGGACGTGCGGAACTCCCTGGACGGCGCGCCGGTGGTCGCGGGGCTGTCCGTCGACGACGTCGTCGAGGTGCCCTGCGAGGTCAGCTCGGCGGGCGGCGGGACGGTGCGGCCGCTGCCGCAGCCGCCCTTGGCCCCGGAGGCCCGCGGGCTGGTCCAGCAGGTCACCGCCTACGAGCAGCTCATCGCCCGGGCCGCGGTGACCCGGGACGACGACGACGTGCGCCGCGCGCTGCTGGCGCACCCGCTCATGGGCCAGTGGGACCTCGTCGAGCAGCTGCTGCCCGGGGTCACGCGGGCCGCGGGGGCCTGA
- a CDS encoding undecaprenyl-diphosphate phosphatase, with protein MEWWHAVLLGAVEGVTEFLPVSSTGHLTILEKLLGYTIDDPDITAFTVIIQVGAVLATLLYLRRDIVRLIAAFLDGLRYPQARHNADWRMAIGVIVGSIPIGVIGFLFSDVIETTLRSLWVVGAALIAWSFVMLYADRTARQDRPESSVTWRDTLAIGLVQCLALVPGVSRSGATMSIGLVRGLDRVTVTRLSFFLSIPALTAASVYQGVSAAPQIASGIGWGPTLLATAVSFVVAYVTVDWLLKFIARHSYSLFIVYRVVAGAVVLALVGTGVVSAT; from the coding sequence GTGGAGTGGTGGCACGCCGTCCTGCTGGGAGCTGTAGAAGGGGTCACGGAGTTCCTCCCCGTGTCCTCCACGGGGCACCTGACGATCCTCGAGAAGCTGCTCGGCTACACCATCGACGACCCCGACATCACGGCCTTCACCGTGATCATCCAGGTGGGCGCGGTGCTGGCGACGCTGCTGTACCTGCGCCGCGACATCGTCCGGCTCATCGCCGCCTTCCTCGACGGGCTGCGCTACCCCCAGGCCCGCCACAACGCCGACTGGCGGATGGCGATCGGCGTGATCGTCGGCTCGATCCCGATCGGCGTCATCGGGTTCCTCTTCTCCGACGTCATCGAGACCACGCTGCGCAGCCTGTGGGTGGTGGGCGCCGCGCTCATCGCCTGGAGCTTCGTCATGCTCTACGCGGACCGCACCGCCCGGCAGGACCGACCGGAGAGCTCGGTGACCTGGCGCGACACGCTCGCCATCGGCCTGGTGCAGTGCCTGGCGCTGGTGCCGGGCGTCTCGCGCTCGGGCGCCACCATGTCCATCGGCCTGGTCCGGGGTCTCGACCGCGTCACCGTGACGCGGCTGTCGTTCTTCCTGTCCATCCCGGCCCTCACGGCCGCGAGCGTCTACCAGGGCGTCAGCGCCGCCCCGCAGATCGCCAGCGGCATCGGCTGGGGCCCCACGCTGCTGGCCACCGCGGTGAGCTTCGTGGTGGCGTACGTGACGGTGGACTGGCTGCTGAAGTTCATCGCCCGGCACAGCTACTCGCTGTTCATCGTCTACCGCGTGGTCGCGGGCGCCGTGGTGCTGGCGCTGGTGGGGACCGGGGTCGTCTCCGCCACCTGA
- a CDS encoding ORC-CDC6 family AAA ATPase has translation MVKDEQTEPSENVFEERAEYLSSEELHAWTTRTHRDNQILEKLTGPGPKLLIGPRGSGKSTYLRLAYFSLLESQQALPVYVNYAKSLALEPNFHRNANALAMFRQWVLSRIVVSLNESIGKMGAVPESLQQLAGTCATLIEQVEARQAPEVPPTNLTPTSLLQQLEEWTEGIPPRRVVLLFDDAAHAFSSEQQREFFEIFTQLRSRYVSCKAAVYPGVTNYTPTFQLGHDAQLVEAWMRPDDPDYLVTMREIASRRLPVSEGREQALRDSLVDYAAVASFGLPRGFLLMLSEMLGLDEVSNLLPNKRLADEAVGNFAQSTRDVFDALALKLPRYKRFIEVGKQLQAQMIESLREFNDNRPEGEQRTAVVAIQEPVSAELGRVLAFLEYAGLVRDLRSISQGDYSYRQFWMHHAILLHENALGLGRNPSAQAAVAALTGRANASRVRRSAATLLGSNYADRCVLDLPPCERCGEPRAAAEAQYCLRCGNRLKDASVFEELLRAPIESLPLTRKKLDGILEHTEMRSVQDILLDVEQAQLRSIRFVGPVWASRITRYAEEFVYV, from the coding sequence ATGGTCAAGGACGAGCAGACTGAGCCCAGCGAAAATGTTTTTGAAGAGCGCGCCGAGTACCTTTCTTCAGAAGAGTTGCACGCATGGACTACGCGCACCCATCGCGACAATCAGATATTGGAGAAGCTAACAGGGCCAGGCCCTAAGCTCCTGATCGGCCCCCGGGGAAGCGGGAAGAGTACCTATCTCCGGCTCGCCTATTTTAGTCTACTGGAAAGCCAGCAGGCATTACCAGTCTACGTCAACTATGCAAAGAGTCTGGCACTGGAGCCAAATTTTCACCGAAACGCAAATGCTCTCGCCATGTTCCGCCAGTGGGTGCTATCAAGAATAGTTGTCTCCCTTAACGAATCCATAGGAAAAATGGGCGCGGTGCCGGAAAGCCTTCAACAGCTCGCCGGCACCTGTGCGACCCTTATCGAGCAGGTCGAGGCGCGACAAGCTCCTGAAGTGCCTCCAACGAACTTGACGCCGACAAGTCTCCTTCAGCAACTGGAGGAGTGGACTGAAGGTATACCCCCGCGACGAGTGGTTCTTCTTTTTGACGACGCTGCCCATGCTTTTTCGTCGGAACAGCAGCGCGAATTCTTCGAAATCTTCACGCAGTTACGATCGCGATACGTCTCCTGCAAAGCAGCGGTTTACCCAGGCGTGACCAACTATACGCCCACTTTTCAACTTGGCCATGATGCCCAGTTAGTGGAAGCTTGGATGCGCCCCGACGATCCCGACTACCTAGTGACAATGCGCGAAATTGCATCTCGCAGATTACCCGTCTCAGAGGGGCGCGAACAGGCTCTTCGAGACAGTCTCGTGGACTATGCGGCGGTCGCTAGTTTCGGCCTGCCTCGCGGCTTCTTGCTGATGCTGAGCGAGATGCTCGGCCTAGATGAAGTCAGTAACCTGCTCCCCAATAAGCGACTCGCTGACGAGGCTGTAGGAAACTTCGCCCAGAGCACTCGTGACGTATTCGACGCCCTCGCCCTTAAACTTCCTCGATACAAACGATTCATTGAAGTTGGTAAGCAACTCCAAGCCCAAATGATCGAATCCCTGCGCGAGTTCAATGACAATCGACCCGAAGGCGAGCAGCGAACCGCCGTGGTGGCCATACAAGAACCGGTCTCCGCAGAGCTTGGTCGGGTGCTTGCATTCCTTGAGTATGCCGGCCTCGTACGGGACCTTCGCTCGATTAGTCAGGGAGATTACTCCTACAGGCAATTCTGGATGCATCATGCGATCCTGCTGCATGAAAATGCACTCGGCTTGGGCAGAAACCCATCTGCTCAGGCTGCTGTGGCCGCCCTCACTGGCCGGGCGAATGCTTCGCGTGTGCGTCGAAGCGCGGCCACGCTCCTCGGATCCAACTATGCCGACCGATGCGTTTTAGACTTGCCTCCGTGTGAGCGATGCGGCGAACCGCGCGCGGCCGCCGAGGCACAGTACTGCTTGCGGTGCGGCAATCGCCTAAAGGATGCCTCGGTTTTTGAAGAACTCCTGAGGGCACCCATCGAGAGTCTGCCTCTGACGCGTAAAAAGCTAGACGGCATACTCGAACATACGGAGATGCGAAGCGTGCAGGACATTCTTCTGGACGTCGAGCAGGCACAATTGAGGTCCATCAGATTTGTGGGACCAGTCTGGGCATCACGAATCACTCGGTACGCTGAGGAGTTCGTCTATGTCTAA
- a CDS encoding DEAD/DEAH box helicase, giving the protein MLAVHGVWARRGALCLWAEAPARLPLTGADAEAVREALADGLPRLAHALVARARGTVELQLPPGGEPAAGAPAGLSLQRLPAVVLGPDRALPVLLELHRQLVVSSARPPWPLEVGEDLLWLAGVAAAADARARAGLLVPGLEQAEGEWWGRWHPLVDRAWRRWCSAAAAAAPPAARSEDEGRSGRPGEELVGAVVADLTAAVGAQLAAALPAPAPAPEPLEPLPAGGADAVSAWLTSLRTGEPVGPEAPARALVELAARAQRWRTSATTQPAELLLRVAEPEGEDEPWTLQVRLRSLDDPSAVATPAEVRRGVGGLWGQDWDGDLDPWAFAVAELGRAAAVHPGLLELGASPDADAELDAQQVVDLVTDGVPALVDAGFAVALPGRWLRPTVGLSVRARRPGDGPAPQGTSDVPAAVGAPGSLAKTDLVEVDWRVVLGDVELDEAELAVLAAQRAPLVQLRGQWVQVDADAIARSLRFLQRSAHQESSLTSLTGVLGQLASGSLPAPLVSLDGDGPLGALLGGGERRALEPVPAPAGLRAQLRPYQERGLAWMAFLDAHGLGGVLADDMGLGKTVQLLALLLSEREQDPQAGPTLLVCPMSVVGNWEREAARFAPDLRVHVHHGPERLRGQELLDAAAAGDLVLTTYPLVARDADDLAAVAWRRVALDEAQHVKNPGTRAARAVRQVAGAPHPPQGTQRIALTGTPVENRLAELHAVLDFTNPGVLGSATRFRERFSVPVERHGDEKATALLTTLTRPFVLRRTKTDPGVAPDLPAKLELVVRANLTTEQAALYKAVVDEMLAKIKEAEQHRDKQQRRGLVLATLTRLKQVCNHPAQLLADGSPFLRRGQHRSGKLALVDDVLDTVVADGEKALLFTQYRELGALLVPHLQQRYGVEVPYLHGGVSKKARDEMVVGFSEGSASPLMLLSLRAGGTGLNLVAANHVVHVDRWWNPAVEAQATDRAFRIGQTRQVQVRKLVCVGTVEERVDELMTRKADLASAVVRSTDAAEGGAGWLTELSTDELHDLVRLGAEAVGE; this is encoded by the coding sequence GTGCTCGCGGTCCACGGCGTCTGGGCGCGGCGCGGCGCCCTGTGCCTGTGGGCGGAGGCGCCCGCGCGGCTGCCGCTGACCGGCGCCGACGCCGAGGCCGTCCGCGAGGCGCTCGCGGACGGGCTGCCGCGGCTGGCGCACGCCCTGGTGGCGCGGGCGCGCGGCACGGTGGAGCTGCAGCTGCCCCCGGGAGGGGAGCCGGCCGCGGGCGCGCCGGCGGGCCTGTCGCTGCAGCGGCTGCCCGCCGTCGTCCTCGGGCCCGACCGGGCCCTGCCGGTGCTGCTGGAGCTGCACCGGCAGCTGGTGGTCTCCTCAGCACGCCCGCCGTGGCCGCTCGAGGTCGGCGAGGACCTGCTCTGGCTGGCCGGGGTGGCCGCGGCCGCCGACGCCCGCGCCCGGGCGGGGCTGCTGGTGCCGGGGCTGGAGCAGGCCGAGGGCGAGTGGTGGGGCCGCTGGCACCCGCTGGTGGACAGGGCGTGGCGCCGCTGGTGCTCCGCCGCCGCCGCTGCCGCGCCTCCTGCCGCCCGGTCCGAGGACGAGGGGCGCAGCGGCCGCCCGGGGGAGGAGCTGGTGGGCGCCGTCGTCGCCGACCTCACCGCCGCGGTGGGCGCGCAGCTCGCGGCAGCCCTGCCGGCGCCGGCGCCGGCGCCCGAGCCGCTGGAGCCGCTGCCGGCGGGTGGCGCGGACGCGGTCTCGGCCTGGCTGACCTCCCTGCGCACGGGAGAGCCGGTGGGGCCGGAGGCGCCGGCGCGGGCGCTGGTGGAGCTGGCCGCGCGGGCGCAGCGCTGGCGCACCAGCGCCACCACCCAGCCCGCGGAGCTGCTGCTGCGGGTGGCCGAGCCGGAGGGGGAGGACGAGCCGTGGACCCTCCAGGTGCGCCTGCGCTCCCTGGACGACCCCAGCGCCGTCGCCACCCCCGCGGAGGTGCGCCGCGGCGTCGGCGGGCTGTGGGGCCAGGACTGGGACGGCGACCTCGACCCGTGGGCGTTCGCCGTGGCCGAGCTGGGCCGCGCCGCCGCCGTCCACCCCGGGCTGCTCGAGCTGGGGGCCTCGCCCGACGCCGACGCCGAGCTCGACGCCCAGCAGGTGGTGGACCTCGTCACCGACGGGGTGCCCGCGCTGGTGGACGCGGGCTTCGCCGTCGCCCTGCCCGGCCGGTGGCTGCGCCCGACGGTGGGACTGTCGGTGCGCGCCCGCCGCCCCGGCGACGGCCCGGCGCCGCAGGGCACCTCCGACGTGCCCGCCGCGGTGGGGGCGCCGGGGTCGCTGGCCAAGACCGACCTGGTGGAGGTCGACTGGCGGGTGGTCCTCGGCGACGTCGAGCTGGACGAGGCCGAGCTGGCGGTGCTCGCCGCGCAGCGCGCCCCCCTGGTGCAGCTGCGCGGGCAGTGGGTGCAGGTGGACGCCGACGCGATCGCCAGGTCCCTGAGGTTCCTGCAGCGCTCCGCGCACCAGGAGTCGTCCCTCACCTCGCTGACGGGCGTGCTGGGGCAGCTGGCCTCGGGGAGCCTGCCCGCACCGCTGGTGTCGCTCGACGGCGACGGGCCGCTCGGCGCGCTGCTGGGCGGTGGTGAGAGGCGCGCGCTGGAGCCGGTGCCCGCGCCCGCCGGCCTGCGCGCGCAGCTGCGGCCCTACCAGGAGCGAGGCCTGGCGTGGATGGCCTTCCTCGACGCGCACGGCCTGGGCGGGGTGCTCGCCGACGACATGGGGCTGGGCAAGACGGTGCAGCTGCTCGCGCTGCTGCTGTCCGAGCGCGAGCAGGACCCGCAGGCGGGCCCGACGCTGCTGGTCTGCCCCATGTCGGTGGTGGGCAACTGGGAGCGCGAGGCGGCGCGCTTCGCACCGGACCTGCGGGTGCACGTCCACCACGGTCCCGAGCGGCTGCGCGGCCAGGAGCTGCTCGACGCCGCCGCGGCCGGCGACCTCGTGCTGACGACCTACCCGCTCGTGGCCCGCGACGCCGACGACCTCGCCGCCGTCGCCTGGCGCCGCGTGGCCCTCGACGAGGCCCAGCACGTGAAGAACCCCGGCACCCGCGCCGCACGGGCCGTCCGCCAGGTGGCGGGCGCGCCGCACCCGCCGCAGGGCACGCAGCGGATCGCACTCACGGGCACGCCGGTGGAGAACCGGCTGGCGGAGCTGCACGCCGTGCTCGACTTCACCAACCCCGGCGTGCTCGGCAGCGCCACCCGCTTCCGGGAGCGGTTCAGCGTGCCCGTGGAGCGCCACGGGGACGAGAAGGCCACCGCGCTGCTCACCACGCTGACCCGGCCGTTCGTGCTGCGCCGCACCAAGACCGACCCCGGGGTGGCGCCCGACCTGCCCGCCAAGCTCGAGCTGGTGGTGCGCGCCAACCTCACCACCGAGCAGGCGGCGCTGTACAAGGCCGTGGTCGACGAGATGCTCGCCAAGATCAAGGAGGCGGAGCAGCACCGCGACAAGCAGCAGCGGCGCGGCCTGGTGCTGGCCACGCTCACCCGGCTCAAGCAGGTCTGCAACCACCCCGCGCAGCTGCTCGCCGACGGCTCGCCCTTCCTGCGCCGCGGGCAGCACCGCTCGGGCAAGCTGGCCCTGGTCGACGACGTGCTCGACACCGTCGTCGCCGACGGGGAGAAGGCGCTGCTGTTCACGCAGTACCGCGAGCTGGGCGCGCTGCTGGTGCCGCACCTGCAGCAGCGGTACGGCGTCGAGGTGCCCTACCTGCACGGAGGGGTCTCCAAGAAGGCCCGCGACGAGATGGTGGTGGGCTTCTCGGAGGGGAGCGCGAGCCCGCTCATGCTGCTGTCGCTGCGCGCGGGTGGCACGGGGCTGAACCTCGTCGCGGCCAACCACGTGGTGCACGTCGACAGGTGGTGGAACCCGGCGGTGGAGGCCCAGGCCACCGACCGGGCGTTCCGCATCGGGCAGACCCGGCAGGTGCAGGTGCGCAAGCTCGTGTGCGTGGGGACGGTGGAGGAGCGCGTGGACGAGCTCATGACCCGCAAGGCCGACCTCGCCTCGGCCGTGGTGAGGTCCACGGACGCCGCCGAGGGGGGCGCGGGCTGGCTGACGGAGCTGTCCACGGACGAGCTGCACGACCTGGTGCGCCTGGGCGCCGAGGCGGTGGGGGAGTAG
- a CDS encoding M20 metallopeptidase family protein: MSSPTPADSLLTDAARLLPDLVGLRRTLHAAPEVGLQLPRTQAAVLEALAGLGLEVGTGPADSATTGVVAVLRGARPGPTVLLRGDMDALPVVERNDLPYASTNGAMHACGHDLHVAGLVGAARLLAARREELAGDVVLMFQPGEEGFGGAKIMVDEGVLAASGSHPVAAYGVHVAPGPRGVFSTRPGPLMAGSNQLHITVHGAGGHGSRPYAALDPVPALAELVTALQTMVSRRFDVHDPVVLSVTQLSAGEALNVIPPSASLGATVRTLSAASVDRLREETARLAHGIAAAHGCTAEVSFEVQYPVTVNDAGAAATALEVVEGLLGEGRGTVMPVPLMGSEDFSFVLEQVPGAFLFLGASPDGVDPATTAWNHSPLVLFDDAVLGDQAAALAAMALHHLAR, translated from the coding sequence GTGAGCAGCCCGACCCCCGCCGACAGCCTCCTCACCGACGCCGCCCGGCTCCTGCCCGACCTGGTCGGGCTGCGCCGCACCCTGCACGCCGCTCCCGAGGTGGGCCTGCAGCTGCCGCGCACGCAGGCGGCGGTGCTCGAGGCCCTGGCCGGGCTGGGCCTGGAGGTCGGCACCGGCCCCGCGGACAGCGCGACGACGGGCGTGGTCGCGGTCCTGCGCGGCGCCCGTCCCGGCCCGACCGTGCTGCTGCGCGGCGACATGGACGCGCTGCCCGTCGTCGAGCGCAACGACCTGCCCTACGCCTCCACCAACGGCGCCATGCACGCCTGCGGCCACGACCTGCACGTGGCGGGCCTGGTCGGTGCCGCGCGCCTGCTCGCCGCGCGGCGCGAGGAGCTCGCCGGGGACGTCGTCCTCATGTTCCAGCCCGGCGAGGAGGGCTTCGGCGGCGCCAAGATCATGGTCGACGAGGGCGTGCTCGCCGCCTCCGGGTCGCACCCGGTGGCCGCCTACGGCGTGCACGTGGCACCCGGCCCGCGCGGGGTCTTCAGCACCCGGCCCGGACCGCTCATGGCCGGCTCCAACCAGCTGCACATCACCGTCCACGGCGCGGGCGGCCACGGCTCGCGGCCCTACGCGGCGCTCGACCCGGTGCCGGCGCTCGCCGAGCTGGTCACGGCGCTGCAGACCATGGTCAGCCGCCGCTTCGACGTGCACGACCCGGTGGTGCTGTCGGTGACGCAGCTGTCCGCGGGCGAGGCGCTCAACGTCATCCCGCCGTCGGCGAGCCTGGGCGCCACCGTCCGCACCCTGTCCGCGGCGTCGGTGGACAGGCTCCGGGAGGAGACCGCGCGCCTGGCCCACGGCATCGCCGCCGCCCACGGGTGCACCGCGGAGGTGTCCTTCGAGGTGCAGTACCCGGTGACGGTCAACGACGCCGGCGCCGCCGCCACCGCCCTCGAGGTGGTGGAGGGCCTGCTCGGCGAGGGCCGCGGCACCGTCATGCCCGTGCCGCTCATGGGCTCGGAGGACTTCAGCTTCGTGCTCGAGCAGGTGCCGGGCGCGTTCCTGTTCCTGGGCGCGAGCCCGGACGGCGTGGACCCGGCCACCACGGCGTGGAACCACTCACCGCTGGTGCTCTTCGACGACGCCGTCCTCGGCGACCAGGCCGCCGCGCTCGCCGCGATGGCCCTGCACCACCTGGCCCGCTGA